Proteins found in one Pseudobdellovibrionaceae bacterium genomic segment:
- a CDS encoding methyltransferase domain-containing protein, translating to MTGVDPSPTMLAKARATTQGVTYVESSFEAFPEDQVYDLILSNAAIQWMPDHRAVFAKLRRLLAPGGALLVQMPHNYGEPSHRLAMEEIAGFPEVDAREAHAVEPLTHYAQILFDLGFGDIDVREKVYLHPMARATQVADWTRGTFLTEFEKQMTPERFQDFVARYEKRLTAHYGPGPCLFLFRRFLLGARLDPA from the coding sequence GTGACGGGCGTGGACCCCTCGCCCACGATGCTCGCCAAAGCGCGGGCGACCACCCAGGGCGTGACCTACGTCGAAAGTTCTTTCGAGGCCTTCCCCGAAGATCAGGTCTACGATCTCATTTTGTCGAACGCCGCGATCCAGTGGATGCCCGATCATCGTGCGGTCTTCGCGAAGTTGCGTCGTTTGCTTGCGCCGGGCGGAGCGCTCCTGGTGCAGATGCCCCACAACTACGGCGAGCCTTCCCATCGCTTGGCCATGGAAGAGATCGCGGGTTTTCCCGAGGTTGATGCGCGCGAGGCCCATGCGGTCGAGCCGCTGACCCATTACGCGCAGATTCTGTTCGATCTCGGCTTTGGCGACATCGACGTGCGCGAGAAGGTCTATCTGCATCCGATGGCGCGCGCGACGCAAGTGGCGGACTGGACGCGCGGAACGTTCCTGACGGAATTCGAAAAACAAATGACCCCGGAGCGCTTCCAAGACTTCGTCGCTCGTTATGAAAAACGCCTGACCGCGCACTATGGTCCGGGACCTTGTCTGTTCTTGTTTCGCCGCTTTCTTTTAGGGGCGCGTCTCGACCCCGCTTGA
- a CDS encoding patatin-like phospholipase family protein produces MVFLLISPALATTCRPGPRPVAIVLSGGTSLGAYQAGALTRALEFFAARPQEYQVQMFAGASAGGINGVLGYQDLCGDRNPGWLKRFWTGPVTETLFHPHAETGSLLNREAFAPLEAEFRADFAQSRHRCETVLSVALTLADPLRVEIPGDQASQSQFLTFNLRLTPGQPARPSNFVNPFDSATSSLLALDANQPATDLMDLARATSSIPLIFPAQKLRYCALKRDDPGLRHAPPPFQCPASEIREGAFIDGALLDTTPLAQAVRQLKRGLVHDCTGLGSKWLSVPRNENQGEILNDLLILNLDVRNRAPDDGRPAQSLAGGVGKLLGDLLKSARDREIVNLLEAEPKVRDQILSLRSHFPRWSEEWNGFFGFFDADLRRFDFAVGYVDMEKSLRTDGGRETGALVQCLRAYAEKPVARCAGLSRDEEILFRTLVREDVNVPTEKPSRFARRMHALSEEGYAFRELGLAGSEAAMAPVRVRGQVDRGARSLAQHYPEDSATTLGVVSSYLFGASDPLPVERVYHLNWGTGFEAGYSQLVGLNYLRGSYWRWPLVAEVYSPSLLATAPGRTTAISLYSGIERQSFFSSSVENLVSLRAGYQFSTAEGEIPCTRSRLEACRGPTLEPTFAVVFFGNFRLQAALKITFDERDLENVTAATLFQGGLQF; encoded by the coding sequence ATGGTTTTTCTGCTCATCTCCCCGGCCCTCGCGACGACTTGCCGCCCGGGCCCCCGTCCAGTCGCGATCGTCTTGAGCGGTGGCACGAGTCTGGGCGCCTACCAAGCCGGAGCCCTGACCCGCGCGCTTGAATTCTTCGCGGCCCGCCCCCAGGAGTACCAGGTGCAGATGTTCGCGGGCGCTTCGGCGGGCGGGATCAACGGTGTTTTGGGTTACCAAGACCTCTGCGGCGATCGCAATCCGGGCTGGCTCAAACGCTTTTGGACCGGTCCCGTCACCGAGACGCTCTTTCATCCCCACGCCGAAACCGGAAGCCTGCTGAACCGCGAAGCCTTCGCGCCGCTCGAGGCCGAGTTTCGCGCGGACTTCGCGCAGAGCCGCCACCGCTGCGAGACCGTGCTGTCGGTCGCGCTGACGCTCGCGGATCCGCTGCGGGTCGAGATCCCCGGTGATCAGGCGAGCCAATCCCAGTTTCTGACTTTCAATTTACGACTGACGCCCGGCCAGCCCGCGCGGCCTTCGAATTTCGTGAACCCTTTCGACTCGGCGACGAGTTCGCTGCTCGCGCTCGACGCGAATCAGCCAGCGACCGATCTGATGGACCTGGCGCGCGCGACCTCTTCGATTCCGCTGATTTTCCCCGCGCAGAAACTTCGTTACTGCGCACTCAAACGCGACGACCCCGGCCTTCGCCACGCGCCGCCGCCGTTCCAATGCCCCGCCTCCGAGATCCGCGAGGGCGCCTTCATCGATGGCGCGCTTCTCGATACGACGCCGCTCGCGCAGGCCGTGCGCCAACTGAAGCGCGGACTTGTGCACGACTGCACGGGCCTGGGCTCGAAGTGGCTGAGCGTTCCGCGCAACGAAAACCAGGGCGAGATTCTGAACGACCTGTTGATTTTGAATTTGGACGTGCGCAATCGCGCGCCCGACGACGGTCGTCCCGCGCAATCCCTCGCCGGGGGCGTCGGCAAACTTCTGGGCGATCTGCTGAAATCCGCGCGCGACCGCGAGATCGTGAATCTGCTGGAAGCCGAGCCCAAAGTGCGCGATCAGATTTTGTCGCTGCGTTCGCACTTCCCGCGCTGGTCCGAGGAATGGAACGGCTTTTTCGGTTTCTTCGACGCGGATCTGCGGCGTTTTGATTTCGCGGTCGGCTACGTCGACATGGAAAAATCCCTGCGTACGGACGGCGGGCGTGAAACCGGCGCGCTCGTGCAGTGCCTAAGGGCCTACGCCGAAAAACCCGTTGCCCGCTGCGCCGGACTTTCACGCGACGAAGAGATTCTTTTCCGCACCCTGGTGCGCGAGGACGTGAACGTCCCCACCGAGAAACCGAGCCGCTTCGCCCGTCGCATGCACGCGCTGTCGGAAGAAGGCTACGCCTTTCGCGAACTGGGCCTCGCCGGGAGCGAGGCCGCCATGGCCCCCGTTCGCGTGCGCGGGCAAGTCGATCGGGGCGCCCGCAGCTTGGCCCAGCATTACCCCGAAGATTCCGCGACAACTCTGGGTGTGGTCTCGAGTTATCTTTTCGGCGCGAGCGATCCCCTGCCCGTCGAGCGCGTTTACCATCTAAACTGGGGGACCGGCTTCGAAGCCGGCTACAGCCAGCTCGTGGGCCTGAACTACCTGCGCGGCAGCTACTGGCGTTGGCCGCTCGTGGCCGAGGTGTATTCGCCTTCACTCCTCGCGACGGCTCCGGGCCGCACGACCGCGATCAGTCTTTACAGCGGCATCGAACGCCAGAGCTTTTTCAGTTCTTCGGTTGAAAATCTGGTGAGTCTGCGCGCGGGCTACCAGTTCTCGACCGCAGAGGGCGAAATCCCTTGCACGCGCAGTCGACTGGAAGCCTGTCGCGGCCCCACCCTCGAACCCACGTTCGCCGTCGTTTTTTTCGGAAACTTCCGTCTGCAAGCCGCTTTGAAAATCACCTTCGACGAGCGCGACCTCGAAAACGTCACGGCCGCCACCCTCTTTCAGGGTGGACTGCAATTCTAA
- a CDS encoding response regulator produces MQKILLVEDQKDFQLMALNCLSDQYLMTVAGSLSEARERMKTEDFDMVLMDVMLPDGSGFEFVRRLKENQFLRHIPVVFLTSKSEIDERSRGLGLGAEDYIAKPYMPREFTARITARLKLFAAPMRSRIARDLENFSLKSLKSA; encoded by the coding sequence ATGCAAAAAATCCTTCTCGTCGAAGACCAAAAAGACTTCCAACTCATGGCGCTGAACTGTCTGAGTGATCAATATCTGATGACGGTCGCCGGTTCGCTTTCCGAGGCGCGCGAACGTATGAAGACCGAGGATTTTGACATGGTCTTAATGGACGTTATGCTGCCGGACGGCAGCGGTTTTGAATTCGTCCGCCGCCTGAAAGAGAACCAGTTCTTGCGTCATATTCCGGTCGTTTTCCTGACCTCGAAATCCGAGATCGACGAACGCTCACGGGGACTGGGGCTCGGCGCCGAAGACTATATCGCGAAACCCTATATGCCGCGTGAGTTTACGGCGCGGATCACGGCGCGCTTGAAACTTTTCGCGGCCCCGATGCGCAGTCGGATCGCCCGCGATCTTGAAAATTTCAGTTTAAAGAGCCTTAAGAGCGCTTGA
- a CDS encoding MFS transporter, with protein MESMPTPAATSATPEKLKFTGYQKFVVAALAFLQFTIILDFMILSPLGAILMPALNITTAQFGWVVSCYAFSAGVSGILAAGFADRFDRKKMLLFFYTGFLLGTLFCGLAPDYPSLLIARTVTGLFGGVMGSIVFAISTDLFPYEMRGRVMGLLQTAFAASQVLGIPFSLYLSNSLGWHAPFILIVAFGAVVGLILLWKLRPINGHLAYKAERSPLRHLIHTLTQPRYLQGFAATCLLATGGFMLMPFGSNFHVHNLGVSLDMLPAIYMATGIASLILGPLSGKLSDTYGKYRMFVVGTVVTALACYVYTRMGISPLWAVVGINILMFVGVTARIISSSALASALPLAPDRGAYMAISSSLQQVSGGIAAAVAGLIVVQKNDGPLEHFDTLGDIVIVSAVISAVLMYGIHRYLKNLKAAQS; from the coding sequence ATGGAATCCATGCCGACCCCCGCCGCGACCTCCGCCACTCCGGAAAAACTGAAATTCACGGGCTACCAAAAATTCGTCGTGGCCGCGCTCGCCTTTTTGCAGTTCACGATCATTTTGGACTTCATGATTCTATCGCCCTTGGGCGCGATCTTGATGCCCGCGCTCAATATCACGACGGCGCAATTCGGATGGGTCGTTTCATGTTACGCGTTCAGTGCGGGCGTCTCGGGGATTCTGGCGGCGGGATTCGCCGATCGCTTCGACCGCAAGAAGATGCTGCTTTTCTTCTACACGGGCTTTTTGCTGGGAACTTTGTTCTGCGGACTTGCGCCCGACTACCCTTCGCTTTTGATCGCGCGCACCGTGACGGGACTTTTCGGGGGCGTGATGGGTTCGATCGTTTTCGCGATCTCGACGGATCTTTTCCCCTACGAGATGCGCGGACGCGTGATGGGCCTTCTGCAGACGGCCTTTGCCGCAAGCCAGGTCCTCGGTATCCCGTTCTCACTCTACCTTTCGAACTCTCTCGGCTGGCATGCGCCGTTCATCTTGATCGTGGCTTTCGGAGCCGTGGTCGGACTGATCCTTCTGTGGAAACTTCGCCCCATCAACGGACACTTGGCCTATAAAGCCGAGCGCAGCCCCCTTCGCCACTTGATCCACACCTTGACGCAACCCCGGTACCTTCAAGGCTTCGCGGCCACCTGCCTCCTGGCCACCGGCGGCTTCATGCTGATGCCGTTCGGCTCCAATTTCCACGTCCACAATCTGGGCGTCAGCCTGGACATGCTCCCGGCGATCTACATGGCAACCGGGATCGCTTCGCTGATCCTGGGACCGCTTTCGGGAAAACTGAGCGACACCTACGGTAAATACCGGATGTTCGTCGTCGGCACCGTCGTCACGGCCCTCGCCTGCTACGTTTACACGCGTATGGGAATCTCTCCGCTGTGGGCCGTCGTCGGCATCAATATCCTGATGTTCGTGGGCGTGACCGCGCGGATCATCTCCAGCTCCGCACTCGCGTCCGCGCTGCCGCTCGCCCCCGACCGGGGAGCCTACATGGCGATCAGCTCCTCACTGCAACAGGTTTCGGGTGGAATCGCGGCGGCCGTCGCGGGCCTGATCGTCGTGCAGAAAAACGACGGACCGCTCGAGCATTTCGATACGTTGGGCGATATCGTCATCGTCTCGGCCGTCATCAGCGCGGTTTTGATGTACGGGATCCACCGTTATTTGAAAAATCTGAAAGCGGCTCAGAGCTGA
- a CDS encoding DUF1304 domain-containing protein, translating into MEVLIQCLLAFIALQHFGFLVLEMFLWDKQPGMNVFRLDADFAKKSKSLAMNQGLYNGFLAAGLVWSLVAEESMRVPLALFFTGCVIVAGIFGAATVSKRIFWVQAVPALIAFGLNWMR; encoded by the coding sequence ATGGAAGTCCTCATTCAATGTCTCTTGGCGTTCATCGCGCTTCAACATTTCGGATTTCTGGTCCTGGAGATGTTCCTGTGGGACAAGCAGCCCGGCATGAATGTTTTCCGTTTGGATGCGGACTTCGCCAAGAAATCCAAATCGCTCGCCATGAACCAGGGGCTCTACAACGGTTTTCTGGCCGCGGGGCTCGTGTGGTCGTTGGTCGCCGAGGAGTCGATGCGGGTTCCGCTCGCGCTGTTCTTCACGGGCTGCGTGATCGTCGCCGGGATTTTTGGGGCCGCCACCGTCTCTAAACGCATTTTTTGGGTGCAGGCCGTCCCCGCGTTGATCGCTTTCGGTCTGAATTGGATGAGATGA